The DNA window GGCTCAAGAAATCAGCGGCAGCGACTTAGCGGCTCGTATGCAGCGGCAGTTATCTCAATTTGCTGTTCCGATTCAAAAAGATAATATCGAGTCTTTTGATTTAAATCAGGATGTCAAAGTTTTGCATGGAAAAACGGATCACTATGCTCGCAGCGTTATTTTTGCTACTGGCGCTAATCCGCGTAAAGCTGGTTTTATAGGTGAGGACCAGTACCGAGGCCATGGGGTTGCTTATTGTTCAACTTGCGATGGCGATCTGTTTAGCGGCTTGCAAGTGTTTGTTATTGGCGGCGGTTATTCGGCAGCAGAGGAAGCTGATTATTTAACTAAATTTGCCCGGCATGTCACGATTATTGTGCGTGGATCAAAATTCACTTGTGCAAAACTGACGGCCGCTCGTGCTTTAAATAATCCGAAAATCAGTATCAGATATAATACGATTTTAGAAAAAGTTTCTGGTGACCAGTATTTGACTCAAGCTGTTTTCATTGATCAAAAAAACCATGAAAAGACAAGCTATCATGTTCAACAGGGCGATGAAACTTTTGGTATTTTTGTTTTCGTCGGGACACAGCCGGCCAGCAGCCATTTAGCTGATGTGCTGGATCTTGATGATCAAGCTTATTTAAAGGTGACGAGTCAAATGGCTACGAAACTACCAGGTGTTTTTGCAGCCGGCGATGTGGTAGCAAAATCCTTGCGCCAAATCGTGACTGCCGCAGCCGACGGTGCTTTAGCGGCAACTTCGGCCGAAAGCTATGTCAGTGCACAAAAGGCACGCCTGGGGATTCCGATCGTTCAAAAAACAGTTGTGAAGACAGCACCGCAGCAAAGCCGGTTGGATGATAGCAACCATGAGGCTGCTCATGACCGACAGACAAAGTGGTTTTCTGAGCAGATCAGGGCCCAATTAAAGCCGATTTTCGCTAAATTGACGCGGCCGCAGGTTATCAAGGAACTTTCGGATTCGTCTGTTAAAAGTCAGGAACTGACTAGTTTTTCTGAAGAATTATGTTCACTGGATTCGCATCTAAGCTTTGAAAAAGTCGAAGTTCCAGATCAACAGCAGGCTGGATTGTTACCAGCTTTGATTCTATTAGATGAAAATGGCCAGGATAGCGGTTTGCGTTTTAGCGGTGTGCCAACAGGCCATGAATTAAATTCGATCGTGTTGGCTATTTATAATTTAGCTGGACCTGGACAACATTTAGCAGCTGATTTAGTGAAAAGAATCAAGCGACTGCCAAAAATGAATTTGCAGATCGGTGCTTCGCTGACTTGCCACTTTTGCCCAGACGTTG is part of the Oenococcus sicerae genome and encodes:
- a CDS encoding FAD-dependent oxidoreductase; translated protein: MTEKHVYDTIIVGAGPAGLSAGIYAGRAALDTLLIEKDQVGGQVTTTSVVWNYPAAQEISGSDLAARMQRQLSQFAVPIQKDNIESFDLNQDVKVLHGKTDHYARSVIFATGANPRKAGFIGEDQYRGHGVAYCSTCDGDLFSGLQVFVIGGGYSAAEEADYLTKFARHVTIIVRGSKFTCAKLTAARALNNPKISIRYNTILEKVSGDQYLTQAVFIDQKNHEKTSYHVQQGDETFGIFVFVGTQPASSHLADVLDLDDQAYLKVTSQMATKLPGVFAAGDVVAKSLRQIVTAAADGALAATSAESYVSAQKARLGIPIVQKTVVKTAPQQSRLDDSNHEAAHDRQTKWFSEQIRAQLKPIFAKLTRPQVIKELSDSSVKSQELTSFSEELCSLDSHLSFEKVEVPDQQQAGLLPALILLDENGQDSGLRFSGVPTGHELNSIVLAIYNLAGPGQHLAADLVKRIKRLPKMNLQIGASLTCHFCPDVVSASQRIASMNPVVSAEMIDLQLFPKIRQAKKIMSVPAFMIDGGEVTFGSQTIDQIVDLCEKAAVSV